A part of Ammospiza caudacuta isolate bAmmCau1 chromosome 7, bAmmCau1.pri, whole genome shotgun sequence genomic DNA contains:
- the LOC131560126 gene encoding mucin-5AC-like isoform X2: MEGTRRALLRLAAACCLLCALPAEGQQTAEALVSLSPFPSTAQTSLQPREASDVPPVTAAIPQPGLEKNATAATLSATGAQATEVEDAFIPSTPMAGSKAERLQASTTASPGDITVTHPEHDNMSLSANSSTEIPSPTLTASTLEGNQPSHEATEPFSTTEETDDASSATPTPPLNTGPATTNSSQSGLFDGQTPRPTAARSETKAGTSPVGATEESTVEPRTSSAPTSIVRSTSFATASSTVTVTPLVTSSTPASTAAIPTSMPTLAQSLEPRHEKTSVLDVGDDNSELPSLAGKARADPLVITVISVFIVMVAILALVGFLRYRQHNNRTEFRRLQDLPMVPLLPSKV; the protein is encoded by the exons ATGGAGGGGACGCGGCGCGCCCTGCTCCGCCTCGCCGCcgcctgctgcctgctctgcgCCCTGCCAG CAGAGGGTCAGCAGACAGCAGAGGCCttggtgtcactgtcacctttTCCTAGCACAGCACAAACCTCGCTTCAGCCAAGGGAAGCCTCTGACGTGCCTCCAGTGACTGCTGCCATTCCTCAGCCAGGCCTGGAGAAAAACGCAACTGCTGCAACACTCAGTGCCACAGGGGCCCAAGCTACAGAGGTGGAGGATGCCTTCATCCCCTCCACCCCCATGGCAGGCTCCAAGGCAGAGAGACTGCAGGCTTCTACCACTGCCAGTCCTGGGGACATCACAGTTACACATCCTGAGCATGACAACATGAGCTTGTCAGccaacagcagcactgaaatccCCTCCCCTACCCTGACTGCCAGCACTCTGGAAGGAAACCAGCCCAGCCATGAAGCCACAGAGCCTTTCAGCACAACTGAAGAGACGGATGATGCCAGCAGTGCAACCCCCACGCCTCCTCTGAACACTGGGCCGG CAACAACTAACAGCTCTCAGTCAGGGCTTTTTGATGGGCAGACCCCGAGGCCTACAGCAGCAAGGTCTGAAACCAAGGCAGGAACGAGCCCTGTGGGTGCCACAGAGGAGAGCACTGTGGAGCCCAGAacctcctctgctcccacctccaTTGTACGGAGCACGTCCTTTGCTACTGCCTCCAGtactgtgacagtgacacccctTGTGACCAGCTCCAcgcctgccagcacagctgccatCCCCACCAGCATGCCCACACTGGCACAGTCACTAGAGCCCAGGCATGAGAAGACTTCTGTGTTGGATGTTGGTGATGATAATTCAG AGCTCCCCAGTTTGGCCGGTAAAGCGAGGGCTGACCCCTTGGTGATCACTGTGATCTCCGTGTTCATTGTCATGGTGGCCATCCTGGCCCTGGTGGGATTCCTGCGCTACCGCCAGCACAACAACCGCACCGAGTTCCGGCGCCTGCAGGACCTGCCCATG GTCCCTCTCCTTCCATCCAAGGTTTGA
- the LOC131560126 gene encoding mucin-5AC-like isoform X1, whose translation MEGTRRALLRLAAACCLLCALPAEGQQTAEALVSLSPFPSTAQTSLQPREASDVPPVTAAIPQPGLEKNATAATLSATGAQATEVEDAFIPSTPMAGSKAERLQASTTASPGDITVTHPEHDNMSLSANSSTEIPSPTLTASTLEGNQPSHEATEPFSTTEETDDASSATPTPPLNTGPATTNSSQSGLFDGQTPRPTAARSETKAGTSPVGATEESTVEPRTSSAPTSIVRSTSFATASSTVTVTPLVTSSTPASTAAIPTSMPTLAQSLEPRHEKTSVLDVGDDNSELPSLAGKARADPLVITVISVFIVMVAILALVGFLRYRQHNNRTEFRRLQDLPMDDMMEDTPLSLYSY comes from the exons ATGGAGGGGACGCGGCGCGCCCTGCTCCGCCTCGCCGCcgcctgctgcctgctctgcgCCCTGCCAG CAGAGGGTCAGCAGACAGCAGAGGCCttggtgtcactgtcacctttTCCTAGCACAGCACAAACCTCGCTTCAGCCAAGGGAAGCCTCTGACGTGCCTCCAGTGACTGCTGCCATTCCTCAGCCAGGCCTGGAGAAAAACGCAACTGCTGCAACACTCAGTGCCACAGGGGCCCAAGCTACAGAGGTGGAGGATGCCTTCATCCCCTCCACCCCCATGGCAGGCTCCAAGGCAGAGAGACTGCAGGCTTCTACCACTGCCAGTCCTGGGGACATCACAGTTACACATCCTGAGCATGACAACATGAGCTTGTCAGccaacagcagcactgaaatccCCTCCCCTACCCTGACTGCCAGCACTCTGGAAGGAAACCAGCCCAGCCATGAAGCCACAGAGCCTTTCAGCACAACTGAAGAGACGGATGATGCCAGCAGTGCAACCCCCACGCCTCCTCTGAACACTGGGCCGG CAACAACTAACAGCTCTCAGTCAGGGCTTTTTGATGGGCAGACCCCGAGGCCTACAGCAGCAAGGTCTGAAACCAAGGCAGGAACGAGCCCTGTGGGTGCCACAGAGGAGAGCACTGTGGAGCCCAGAacctcctctgctcccacctccaTTGTACGGAGCACGTCCTTTGCTACTGCCTCCAGtactgtgacagtgacacccctTGTGACCAGCTCCAcgcctgccagcacagctgccatCCCCACCAGCATGCCCACACTGGCACAGTCACTAGAGCCCAGGCATGAGAAGACTTCTGTGTTGGATGTTGGTGATGATAATTCAG AGCTCCCCAGTTTGGCCGGTAAAGCGAGGGCTGACCCCTTGGTGATCACTGTGATCTCCGTGTTCATTGTCATGGTGGCCATCCTGGCCCTGGTGGGATTCCTGCGCTACCGCCAGCACAACAACCGCACCGAGTTCCGGCGCCTGCAGGACCTGCCCATG GATGACATGATGGAGGACACCCCTCTCTCCCTCTACAGCTACTAG